In Haliaeetus albicilla chromosome 3, bHalAlb1.1, whole genome shotgun sequence, the following are encoded in one genomic region:
- the LOC104316182 gene encoding ly6/PLAUR domain-containing protein 2 gives MKMFLSLLLVAITCVEFAQTLRCYTCHEPTAVEKCMTIQKCTKNETMCKTTMYSLEEVYPFTGVSTVTKMCSSICIPSDVDGIGMTRPVSCCYSDLCNFDDGAASLRISFVPVGMLASSLCVLFWTRL, from the exons ATGAAGATGTTTCTGTCTCTTCTGTTGGTTGCCATCACTTGCGTGGAGTTCG CGCAAACCTTGAGATGTTACACTTGCCATGAACCTACCGCTGTTGAAAAGTGCATGACGATCCAGAAATGTACGAAGAATGAAACCATGTGCAAGACAACCATGTATTCCCTGGAGGAAG TTTATCCCTTCACAGGAGTCTCAACTGTCACCAAGATGTGCTCTTCCATCTGCATCCCATCCGACGTGGACGGGATTGGCATGACGCGCCCCGTCTCCTGCTGTTACTCTGACTTGTGCAACTTTGATGATGGTGCAGCTAGTTTGAGGATCAGCTTTGTGCCAGTTGGGATGCTAGCAAGTTCCCTTTGTGTCCTCTTCTGGACTAGActgtga
- the LOC138684843 gene encoding lymphocyte antigen 6E — protein MKALLFAVLAAVLCVERAHTLVCFSCSDASSNWACLTPVKCGENENHCVTTYVGVGIGSKSGQSISKGCSPICPSAGINLGIAAASVYCCDSFLCNISGSSSMKASYAVLALGVLVSFIYVLRARE, from the exons ATGAAGGCGCTCCTGTTCGCTGTGCTGGCTGCGGTGCTGTGCGTGGAGAGAG CCCACACGCTCGTCTGCTTTTCGTGCTCGGATGCATCCTCCAACTGGGCCTGCCTGACGCCTGTCAAGTGCGGGGAGAACGAAAACCACTGCGTGACGACGTATGTCGGAGTGGGAATCG GCAGCAAGTCTGGCCAGTCCATCTCCAAAGGATGCTCTCCCATTTGCCCCAGCGCTGGGATTAACCTCGGCATAGCGGCTGCCTCCGTTTACTGCTGCGACTCCTTCCTCTGCAACATCAGCGGTTCCAGCAGCATGAAAGCCAGCTACGCAGTCCTGGCCTTGGGGGTCCTTGTTAGCTTCATCTATGTCCTCAGGGCTCGCGAGTGA